The Taeniopygia guttata chromosome 1A, bTaeGut7.mat, whole genome shotgun sequence DNA window CTGGCTGATGAGCTCTTCATGCTGGGCCTGCCCTTCCTGGCTGCGCAAAATGCCCTGTCCTACTGGCCCTTTGGTTCTTTCATGTGCCGCCTGGTGATGGCCGTGGATGCCATCAACCAGTTCACCAGCATCTTCTGCCTGACGGTGATGAGCGTTGACCGCTACCTGGCTGTGGTCCACCCAGGGAAGTCCTCCAAATGGAGGACAGCACGGGTGGCCAAGGCCGTGAGTGTAACCGTGTGGGTGCTGTCTTCCATAGTGGTGCTGCCCGTGGTTGTCTTCTCAGATGTCCCTTTAGGGATGAGTACTTGCCACATCCAGTGGCCAGAGCCTGCCTCGGTGTGGAGAGCTGGCTTCATTGTCTACACTGCTACCCTGGGGTTCTTTGGACCACTGCTGGTGATTTGTCTCTGCTATCTCCTGATTGTTGTGAAGGTTCGCTCCTCTGGCAGGCGGGTGAGGGCTCTGTCCTCCAAGCACAAGCTTTCAGAGCGCAGAGTGACCCGCATGGTGGTGACTGTGGTGGCTGTCTTTGTCCTCTGCTGGCTTCCTTTCTACGTCCTCAACATAATCAATGTTGTCTGCCCGCTGCCAGAGGAGCCATCCCTCTTTGGAGTCTACTTCCTTGTGGTGGTGCTGCCATATGCCAACAGCTGCGCCAATCCCATCATCTATGGCTTCCTCTCCTACCGCTTCAAGCAGGGCTTCCGCAGGGCCATCTTCAGGCCATCCCGCCGAGTCCAGAGCCAGGAGGTGCCAGCATGCTCCCCAGAGAAGATTGATGACGAAAGGGAAGAGGGTGAGATCAGCAAGATCACCAGGAATGGAAATGACAGGCAGGAGCGCCCTCTAAGcagtggagaaggaaaaagcaatgAGCAAAAACcattccctgaggagcctgcGGGATGCGAAAAGAGCAGCAAGTTGCATGTCAGTTATTTATGATGAAAGGAGTGGTGCGGGGAAAAGAGACATCAGAACATGGGATCCCCTTCACCTTCTCTGCTTTCAAAGGCAATGGGAGACAATACAAGGGAATAATAAAGTCCAAGAGTAGGTTTAAAGATGAATAGGGCTCCATGATCTCATGGAAGAAGCAAGGCGTTGTTCTTGGCTTTGGAATAGGCAGCTGAGGTTTGTGTGGTACCGGTGTTACCAGAAAttggtaaaaaataaaacctcctTAACACTAATGTAGCATTAAGAAGCAGACATTCTTTATTTGGCTGGATGCACAAGGGGGTATCTCCTTCAAAATATCATGCATGCTGAGTACAAAAAAAGCTCCTATTTATGTACTATATTTTACATACATGCTCATTGATTTTCCCAGTATAAACATACATATGTTCTTAAGTTCCCCAAAACCATTAACatattttccctctcctttaCACACgtgttcttctgtcctgggagTCACTTGGTGGTCCCTTGTGGTTGGTGACCCCGAAGTAATACCTGACTGCCTGGTGAACTGGTAAAAGTTGGCACAACTGGGCTGGTTGCTTTCGAGTTCTTCTTCCTACAGAATAAACATTGTGCAGTTCCATAGCCAGTGGCTTTTGAAGAATAACCATTGTATTTGCCACCAGGAGCAAACGATTTTTCTTCTGGCAACGCCAGGTAAAGAGCAGACTGCATTTAGGGAGAGCTGAAGAGGTGATGGGCACTGAGAGTACAGAGAAGCAAGGGCAGCCCTAGAGTGATGATCTGCCCTTAGATGATCCAGCTTTGGAGGGCATAGGCTGCCATCTCATGGTGGAACCTTGAGGAAGTCCCCAGATGGCGTATACCACATATAGGCAACCCGGTGCCTTGACGTATAAACATGAGAAGTGGTCTACCTTAAAAGATGaacagaaaggagaaatgtCTACAGTAAAGACATGCCAGCCAGTTGCATGCATGGCTGGCCCTTCTCTAGTTCTTCGAAAAGTCTTGGGGACAGATTTTCTGCCTGTGCTGGTAATGGTTAGAGACCACTTACTGCTCAAAAcctcctctttcttttcagaGCTCTGGGACTCTGAGCAGGATGATGAGACTTACCTGGGAGAAAAAATTGGAACATTTCTTTCTTGCACCTCGCATTCCTCAGGGTTCTCCCGGTGCCTCTGCACCCTGGTGGGAGGTAACAAGTGTAGAGAAGAAGACAATGAAGCATGAGTTGGAGGcagcatttcttttcttctccttaatCTTTACTATAAATAAACAGCCTTTGGACTTAGAAGGCCAGGTGGGCAAAACTGTTCTTTGTGTTTAGAGGAGATATGTGTTTAGGTATAGATATGGCTCTCCTGAGAATACACAATGTCTTTGAGTTGAGTCGATCTCTGTATGGAGTCATGTTTGGCTGATACAGGAGGTGAAGGCATCTCTCAGTCCAGGACTGGGGCAGGAAGCAGACAGAGGTCAGGGAATCTCCAGTGTGTGAGCGCTGTGGTTGTAAAGAGTATAGGCAATATTAGGAACTGATTTATCCTGTGGGAAGTGGTAGAGTATTTGGTGAAAAATGAGGTGTCTGCATGTGCACAAAGGTAGCTGTAAGCAAAACTTTGTTCCCTGGACTGTACATGTTGGGGATGGCTGAAGAGGATTGGAGACCAAGGAGTCAGGACTGGTGGGAGGCTGGTGCCAGTCCTGGGCACCGATGCTCATCTGCTGGGGGTGTGCACATATGTGCAGGGCTACCTGCGGGGGTATGCATGTGTGTCAGTGTACACTAACACAGATGAGGGAGTGTGTTTATGTAATTGCTGGATGTTTAAGTGCAGATACAAGTGTTTGGATAAGAGTTGGAGAGCAAGTGTGCTGCTGTGGAGTTGGATGAGTGCTTACTTCTGCGCACTGCTTGTTGGAAGGAAGTTGTAGGTGGGCCCATCTGAGTGTGATGGGAGGCTAAAGGAGCAGCACTGTCCAAGGGTGGGTGGGATAAAGGTCTCCCTCTCGACTTTGGCTtcattcctgcagctctgctaaAATATCTGTCCCCACACTTTTAGCTTCTCCATGAATGCTATTGCTAAGTTACAGCCACCGAAATGACCCTCATACCACAGCCCTTTGGGCAGTTTTCTCTACAAACAATTTTGAGAAATGGGAAGGAGGGACCCACCAGAAGGATACATGCCTTCTGAGGTTAGAAGGTGTTGCAGGAGGTGACTTGTGGAGCATCAATTATGGGAGCTGCCTGGGTAATGGAAAGATGTCTCACAGATCACTTGAGAAAAGGTAAGAGAAGGTAAGGGGTGGCATGGGGTTGGGTGTGCTGGGACAGAAGCCAAAAGAGCTGGACTGGGAAGCAGAacaagctgcagcagctgaggatcGTGGGAACAGAACTACTTTATGAGGAAGCAAAAGTCAAGGTCATGCAAAGGCAATGTGAGAAGACATGAAGGCCTGGCAGGCCTAAGAACTGCAGTGCAGGACATCCGACTTTAGGTAGGGATTGTCACAGGGTGTCAGGTGAACGGGCACCTCCTAGCCAGGTTAGATAGCAGAGGAAGGGTAGGCAGAGACTGCAGacacaaccaaccaaaacacaTTCAACTGTGCTCTCAGCCACTGGTACTGCCATCACCCCCACGACAAAGATTGTCCCCCTGAAATCCTACATCCTCATGTTTCCTTTTTAAGCCTGGGATGCTGGTGCCAAGCTGTCCATGCCTGCAGGCTCAGCCTcgggagctgagctgcctgcCAGACCACACAGGAACTGCTCAGCTGCCCTTACAGCACTCCCCTGAGCACGGACAGTCAGACACCCAGGAGTGCAGGCTCAGCTcatggggaaaagaaagagctCAGTAGCCAGTTTCTATCTTCTGCTATGTCTTTAcacctttttctccttcaatCAAGGCATCAGCTTCCCACACCATGGGCCCCAGTCAGAAAAGCAGCCAAACTATTCATGGGCGTGGGATAAAGTTTGTTGGACTAAAAAAAGCCTCTGTTTTAGTTTCCTGGGGAGCTCCCGCAATATTCACTGGATGAAACACAACCAAGAAATCCTGGCAGAATAAGGATGGGCTGCCAAAGCTTTTGCCTCTATAAGGGGCAGCAAGTGGTGGAAAGATTAAAAGGGCTGACTACCTAATGGTCAGATAGATGGACAACACAGCACTTTAAACTCCGGTCTGTGTTGCTCCTCTtacagagaagagcagagccaGGTGAATGCTGGACTCCCCTGGCAGAGCaatcccagcaggacagagcagagaCTGTATTATCTGAGGAGCTTGTAGCACTGGTCGTGGTTGATGACCAGGTGCTGAAGAAGACATGTGGTTGTGATCAAGGACCTTGCAGGAAGCAGCTCAGGAGGATGGGGGGCTGATAGAGGATGGGTTTCCTTATCCATGGAGTGGCAGCCCAGCCGCCGTGGGGAGATGGGGTGAGCTCCCCAGCTGCCAACACATTTAACATAGACAGTCTCCTTCACCACTAAATGGAGCTAAGACTTCATTTCACATGCCTTTGCAGCTCCatctgctgcagatcaccatTCAAGAAACTCCTTTGACTGGCTGGCTTCTTAAAATACCAACATTCCTTAAGAGTCCAAGTACTGCAATGCCAGCACCAAGCAAGTGTGCCAAGGAGACATCATTTTGACACATGGAATCTGAGCTCCCACCaaggcagccctgcaggcctGTGTGCTGGGGCAAACAAAATGTGTTCCAGagagatctgaaaaaaaaaaaaatctttagatGAAATAGTGGTTTAAAAGAAATGCGACACAAGCATCACATTTTTCTATCTTGTGTTTTCTTCGCCCCCTTAGGCTGTATCCTGTTTTGCAGTGACAAAttggggaaataaaaaatgaagattaacagaaaataagactgggggaggggaaggaaaaggtaTTGTCTAAAATTcatgaagagaaaacaaataccACAAAATTCTACAAATTATCACCACTGATTTAAAGGTTGGTTTTCATAGGAACAGGCATTTGGAATGATGATCAGGAGGTCGCTGCCTCCTGACCCCTGCTCTTTCCTTAGCACTGTCTCTCTGTTGGTGAATCCCCAGAGTTTTCTGTGGTAATGGCATTAATCTGACTGCCCTTGTGATCCCTCTCCTTAACGATGCTGTGGTTGACTCTGGGCAACCCAGAGGCCATGGGGACCATGTGCTAAATGAAAGTCTGGATGAGTTCAGGGGGGATTTGCTCCAGTCAGCTATGGAAAAGTGCTTTTCTATTCTGGGTGCAGAGACACAGAGATAAGGGCACCATCAAGCCCTGTGCTGCACAAAAGGTTTCATTCTTGTCACGTAGTGATCAGAGCTGCAAGACTAGAAAGGGCTGCAATGATTTCAGCAGCATTGTGCAATCCTCTTCCCAGCAAACGTGTGATTACAGATGGGGTGATAGAGACACAGGGAACCCATTCTGTCAGAGTGTCTGTGCACACACATCAGAGCATACAAAAGCAGAGAGAGACATTTGTGTGTGCTGTGTATGCATGCATGCAACTGAGTGTTTATTGCATGattgcgtgtgtgtgtgtgtgtgcatgtatgtgGATGCATGTAAACACACAGACATATTCATGCCATGCATGGATGCAAGCACATATATGTGTGCATGAGACCATATGGGGCCACGCACACAGGTGCCCACACACCCAGACCTGTGTGTATCGCTCAGTTTAAGCTCGAACGCCAAGAACAAGGCACATTCACCTTAATGCACACAGGCTGAGGCTGGGAGAGGGCAGCTGCACCTTGCCAAGGgccctccacacacacacacacaccccccaaacctaagcacacacacactggtctggagcagctgctgacctgGTCAGTGGGACCTTTCTGCCCTGCAGTGGATCTTCAGGAGGAAAACTGGAAGGGTGGTGAATGGTGATGGCAGAGGGGATCCAGTGTGGAGAACTGAGGGTGTGTTTCCAGGCTGTTACCAACACAGCCCACACATAATGTCATTTGAAGCTGTTGTTAGGGCACTGCTGTATTTGTCATCAGCAGGGAATCACAGCAGCTCAGATCAGGCAAAACTGTCCAGGCTAtgttctgctttcttctgttgTATAGGGCTGTGGAACAAGGGGGTGTGTGGAGGGGGCAGGAAACACTGTTGTAATGGAGTAGCCTCTAGAGAAAAGAGACAGGGGAATAAAAAAAGGGGaaacatctttaaaaagaaGATGCTCCTAGCTCTCCTGAGGATCTGACAGAGAATTGAAATGCTTTATCTGCTCGAACGAGtggaaaatatgcaaatatttgcTCATGAAAAATCGCTGTTCTTTGCCTTCCCAAGCATAAACTATGCAAACGCTACACACCACGCAGCCGGCTCACGCAGATCTCACACTCAGCACGTCATGCACAAACAGCCACACGCGCGTACCCAGTGCGTCAGTGCAGCCGGGCCAGGACACgtgcctgggctgcagcacagcagccctcTCTCCATGACAAACAGGGCTGCGGGGCCCGGCAGTACGGATGCAAACAGTGCCCGGGCAGGCAGTGCCCCGCAGCGGGGACGGGAGAGCCCATCCCGCTCCTGCCTTGCTCTCGGGCACCGCCGGGGGACACGCAGGGGGCGGGAGGGGCAGCGCGGGGGACGCGGGGATCGCGTGGGACGCGGAGATCGCGGGGATCGCGGGGGACGCGGGGATCGCGGGGATCGCGGGGATCGCGGGGGACGCGGGGGACGCGGGGATCGCGGGGATCGCGGGGATCGCGGGCGCTGCGCGGCGCGTCCTGCAGAGGGGGATCGGACACTGGCCGGCAGCCGGGATCGCGGCCGGGCTCCTGCCCTCCTCGCCGGGGTAAGCGCTGTGCTGCCAAGCGGCGCTGGAGCCTCTCCGTGCTAACCCCCCGCGGGTCAGACATGCAGAGGGACCTGTGCGGGCATGAGAGGTGTGCACTCGCAGCACAGAGAGACGCTTGTGTCCcgggctgcatcaaaagaaaCGTGGCCAGAAAGTcgagggaggtgatcctgcccctctactccTCTCTGGTGATACTCCGTCTAGGGCCctggacctgttggagcaggtCCGAGATGACAGTGATGAAGATAATCAGAGGGCTGGAGTATCTGTCCTATGAAGACAAGTTGAGAGAAATGGGGTtgttagcctggagaagagaaggctccatgGAGATCTTGTAGTCCCTTCCAGCACCTAACAGGAGActacaggaaagctggagagggacttttgacaaAGGCATATAATGataggacaaaggggaatggctttaaaataaAGGAGGTCAGGGTTAAGGAAGTGAGGGTAGTGAGAtgctggcacaggttgcccaaagacactgtggctgccccatccttggcagcattcaaggccaggctTTCAGCAATCTGATCCACTGGAATATGTCCATAGCAGGGGGcttggaattagatgatcttgaaggctgtttccaagccaaaccaccctttgattctataattctgtcATGTCAATCTGTTTCCCGTAGTGGAAAGCACCCCTCACAGATCCAAGAGTTTGTGAGCTCTAAACACCAGCTTCCTTGCCCATCCACCTGTCCACTCATGCCCCATCACCCCATCCTCCCTCCacaaaatttttgtttctttggtgaGAAAGCTCATGGCTATCTCTGAAGAAAGTTTTCTCACCCAAACTGCTGAGCACCTTTCTCAGCACTCCTTGTGAGAGCTGATATGCCCTGAGTAGTGATCTACTGTTGATAAGTGAGACGAGCAGGTCTAGGAGTGTGCGTAGGAGAGGATGGCAAAGGAGTAAAATTTTCGGGTCTACACTGGAGTGGATGGGAGGAGGGTGCCTTCAGGTGCATGCAGatgcagagaagcagaaagcagcaggctTGTCTGAAGGTTATTTTTAAGAACTGATTCAAACAGGCTGCAATGTCACCTGGTATCTCCCACCCAGCCAAGCTGCTGGATCTAGATGTTCACAAGGCAGCAAACTCTTCCTGGTTGCAGTAGGGATAGTCCTTGTAATTATATTCCAGAGTTTAGGGGGATACCAGCACAGTTCCTTGGACTCACAGGCAGAGTCACAAGGCAAAGGTAAGAGATGGGACACTCAAATTGGGAAAGCTGCTGGTGGGGAGAGGGGCAGCCTGAGTGATGCTGTGAGACATCTCCAGCTGATGCAGCTTGTGAGCCAGTGTCTGATTCCCTCTCTGCTCAGTTGTGTCACACAAGGACTGGCTGTGGGGGCACTGGAAGTAGAAGACAAGCTCACACTTTCATGCTCAGTATTGGAGACTGCCAGGTCTAGCAACAGCTTTGCTCAAGCAATGAGTGCAGGTGAACAGttcttccagctgctcctcagccacGTGGCATTTCAGCAatgcacagcaaaaaaaataaaaaagcagagtCTCTGCCAGGCCTTGATCTCTGTGTGAGACAGGCCAGGCCGCCAAGCAGCACACAGCAGAAATCCCTGCTGGCAGAAGTGCCTTCAAactcagcagcagcctgcatAAAGCCAGGGAATGTGTCATTTCTGCTTGGTCCAGGCCCCACATGGGCAGAAGCCTAAAGAGAAATGTAGCCATGCAGCTGACATCTAATAGTCTGCCCATCCTTAGAGATGTAGAAAGTATTCTGGACCAGTGATTTTGAACCATGCTGGTGCTCTTGAGTAACCAGGGCTGACTGTTGCACAAGCCCTGTGCACAGACATGGAGTCCACAGGCTAGAAAAGATTCATCtaatcagagaatcacagaatagtttgggtttgAAAGAACCTTTAAAGGTCATATATTCTTCCCAGCCTCTAATGCTGCCTGGCCAGAGATGATCAGCAATCCTGGTACAGCAGAGTGACAGCTGCTGTTACAGGATAACCCGAGGGCACCACAAATTACTGAAGCAAAAAACCACATTGCCACCTTTTAATGTCTCGGGTGTACCCCTCCCCATTTACAGGCACTATGGAAGGGCAAGGCAAAGGTacccaggagcagccaggctgcgATGGAGAGGAGGCAagtgcagagcagtgctgctgatcccttcccagctcttaAACACGTGTGAGCTCTCTCTCCAAGGGTAGTAACAGCAGTAGCCAAAAGCCTGAACTTTGCTTCCAGAAGGAATCAGCTGTTGAACTGAGCAAATTCTGATGCTGGGTGGGtggaagaagggagggaggaagggagggaagaagggagagagggagggagagccAAGCCTGACACGGAccagagcaggaggggaggCACTCACAAAGGCCTTGGAGGCAGGATGAAAAAGACAGTAATTACATAAGAGCACTTGGCGAGCATCTGGCTGGAGTCAGCCGGCcctccagccctccctcccGCGCTGCtaaccaggagcagctgaggataCGGGATACAGATAACTCAGCGCGGGACCCCTGCGGAGGGGAGCGGAGGTAAGGGGTGCTCCGCTTCCCCTCCTGGCTTGTGATGCTCCAGAAGATATGGGGCAGAGGAGTGGGGAGCATGGGGAAGGAAAGGCAGCTGTGGAGGAGAAGCAGTCAGGAAGGGGAAGAGAAGCGGCTCTTCCTCTGGCTGTTGGTCAGATGATACCCCTTCACTTTGGAGGTTTGGTGAgggaggagctgtgcagggtgAGTGTTTGTGCGTGGATGTGTGCTGTATGTATGCAACAGGGCAGATGATCCACATGTGCCACAGGGGAGCTGAGCTGTACACAGGGGTTAGAGAGGAGAGAAAGCATCAATTTCTTTCTCCATACCTGTTCTAGAGGGGGGTAATAGGATGGATGCAGCCACTGAGGTAGAGACAATCTTTGTCCCCCTACTTTGCCAGTGTTGTGGTGGGTAtaggaaaagggaggaaatggaggaggagaaaaCAGTTGCTTTTGAGTGAGGATCATTGCAGTATAATCTGGACAGTGCTTGCCCGTGCTGCCTCCAAGGCAAAGTGTGTGATGAGGGAGAGAGAAGATTGCTGGGTACACAAAGTGCTCTCAGGCTTGAACTGAACTTTAAAGCATGTCTGGCACAGGTTTACTGGATAGAATTCTCAAAATCTCCTGTAAATGTGTCTGCCCTGGCAAAATATTGCTGGTACGCACTGTTCCCTTTGGGGAGCAGGGCAATATTACCCTAGCAAAAGTGTCTTTACTGGCATAAACTTCTGCCCAGCTGGGCAATGCCACCAGAGCACGTCTTTGTTtgctggctcctggcaggtcCCTATTCAGCCCAGCTGAGACATTAAATACAAAGTCCTGCTCGCTCCCCACTGTGAGCTGTTCTTGCAGTCAGATGAGATGCAGGCAAAGGGCCCAGCTGATGAGATCCCCCATGAAGAACATCTGCTTGGCTGtgagcagctcagggctgcagaTGGAAATGTGGGACGGAAATGAGGACAATGGCCTCCCTGCTACCTGTTTCCCTTGGAAAGGTGAAAGAGGCCAGGCATAAGGCCAAGAACCCCAAGTGGGTAATATCATGTTTGGAAATAAGCCAGGCAGGAAAACCTGAGAAAGGCACTGCAGAAGCTTTTCTGGGACAGAGAGGGACTTTGTCTTCCATATCAGTTTCCAAGTTTTCATGCACCCCAGAAAATCTTCTTGCCTTTAATAGTACTGTCAGCTGCCAAAATTTCCACCAGCAGGAGCCAGGAGTAGACAACAAAACTCATCACAAAACCCCTCTTCTGTCAGCTGGTAAGGCTCCATTAGCAAGAAGTATGGCCCTAACctttcccccccctccccccccccctttcccccatCCATTTCCCAaacggggaaactgaggcatagGCAAACGTGGACAACTTGCAATGGCTTTCATTGCACATCAATGCTGGAGCCTGGTAAGGAATTCATGCACTCAGCAGTGCTTTTCTCCGTCCTCTTCCTGCCCTGGTTGGGAGGCATGTTCACTCCATGTTCATTGAGCTCCAGGCTGACAGGCAGCCTGAGAATATCTCCAGGCCTCCCAGCCCCCATACTTCCCTTCCCCCTCAGCTCACAGTGCATATTTTCCCAGAGTTTTCCGCTTGCTTCTCCAGTGGTTCTGGGGTCCTGCCAAACGCCAGCCACTCTCTGGGAAGCAGGGCCTCCCATTCCTAAACCAAACAAATGGGAGaagggaaacaggaaaaaaaagtcccagCACACGTAGACACGCTCAAAACCTGATTCCCCTTAGAAACCTTGGAGccttctgcagctcctcttGGAAATTGCAGGAGGCACAGTGCTGACTTGGCATTTCTGACCCCTGCAGAACAGAGATACTGTCCATCCTTCCTTCTAACTTCAAAGATCTGTATGTGCAcatccccctccccccccaccccaaacatACCCAGAGTATAAATATCCAGGTCAGTTTTGGTGCAGGATAGAATCTTCTAATCCTCTTCCCAACCGACTGCTGTGTGAGAAAAATCTCCCATCTCTCTACCCTGCATTCTTCTCCCCTCCAAAATGCCCTTCATTCCAATGCTCTGGTGTATCCACATCGTGCTTACCCCAAAGGCACAAGCTTGTCAGCTTGGCGCCAAGCTGGGGACAATGGTCACAGCCAGGGTTTGTTCCAGATCCCCAGTTTTGCTGGCAGGCTGCTCCCGGCAGCCAGGCACACCCCTCCAATCCAAAAAGCTCAGCCTGGGACCTAAACATGGGTTGTGACCAGGGGATGACACGTGCTGGAGCACAAGGCTTGGGGCTCTGCCCAGGCAGAGAGGATgaccagagaggaaaaaaaactgatGCCTCTCCCAGTTGGCGGTTGCTCCTGCTAGAAATATCATGCCTGGGGCAAGAGGCCACAGTGATGTGCGGGAAAAACAATGCAGgagagaatgaaagaaaagagagagaaagaaaagtatgGGGACTATAAGGGCgtcaggcacagctggggagagaGCATGGCCACGCATGGCCATGGGACAAGGGACTAGCACGAAGGACTGAGGGCAGAATTCTGTAGCATCCTGCCTGAAGAAAAGTCTGTCTCTTGCACCAATGCACCTTACCTTGTGCATCCTGGGATGCCAAGGGTGGGACACGATCCTGCTGCTGTCCACCCCTTGCGCAGGGCACAGTCTGTACTGGCTGGAAGTGAAAAGGCAGAGAATAAAACCAAACTAACAACACGTACAAGGAAAAGGCACTTCCTAGGAAAGAGTTAAAAAGACGCTGAAACCCAAGCCGCTTTAGGATGGAGAGCACCCAAAGccagggagggagaaggagggagaggagaggggagggagccGGTCCAAGCCTAACTCGCGCACCCAGCCAGCGCTGAGCAGTGCCTGTGCCAAGAGCCGGCTTCCTTAAAGCCATGGGCGCGGGGGCCTGCCCGGCAGGCGGAGGGGAGCCGGCGAGCGGGGGCTGGGCAGCGGAGAGGGGAGCGCTCGGCCCCCGGGGTGAGCAGCCGCGCCGTGCCGGGGCAGGCAGCGGGATGGGGGACACAGGCTGCGAGAGGGGCTTTCGCAGCTGCTCGGCGTGTCTGTCTTTCGTAAGCATACTTCTCTGCAGGCTGCGGAGCTTCACGTCCTCCAGCCTCGGCAGCGGAGCAGCTCCCCTCTGGTCCGCCCAAAGGCTGCGCTGGGGAGCCGGCTGTCCCCTTGGGAAGGTGCTGGGGCTTGCCTGAGAACCCACTGGGCATGGGTGGGAGGGGACCGAGCTGCCAGGACGGGTGGGATTTGGTGGGGGAAAGGAGGGGGCTGAAGTTCCCAGCCCAAAGGAGAAGAGGCATCTCTTCTGGGAcgtggggattttggggttagATTCCTATAAATAATTGATATGCAGTGATAGGAGGGCTGGAGAATTTTTTTACAGTGCTTCCCACCGATTGAACAGCCTACCAAAGCATGCTTTTGCTAAAGAGCTGTTgaggttggactcaatgacccTAGAGGGCTTTTTCAGTcttaacaattctatgattctgtctccttccactatcccagccTGGGGACTGAACATTCTAGTGGCTTAAATGGTGTGCCTAGTCAGCATCAAGCCTGGTCCCAGGGTCAGCACTGAGTCTCCACTGGCCTGGGCAGAAGGGCGTGGGGCATCCTCTTGGGCCATGCGGTTGCTGCCCAGATTGCAGCCTTGAACAAGCATGTAAGCTCCCTCCACAGGACAATGCCATTTcacacacaccccccccccctcccccggcTCCAACCACAGAAAGATGTTTTGTCATGATCTCTGTTCCATCCTTTATGTCGTCCCCCTTCTTATGCCTCACTTTTGGCACTTTCTTCTATCTTCCCAGGTCACCATGGACATTAGCTACCTGCGCACATCCCTGaccttcctttttctccctcttgtTGTGTTTGGGGCACCCGCTGATGAACCCAGCCTCACAGAACCAGGCCCT harbors:
- the SSTR3 gene encoding somatostatin receptor type 3 — encoded protein: MDTSAFSLPTPAVLEEGNASSSWAGFATSNSSSTVSPGVVVSGVLIPVVYLIVCVVGLVGNSLVIYVVLRHSVSESVTNVYILNLALADELFMLGLPFLAAQNALSYWPFGSFMCRLVMAVDAINQFTSIFCLTVMSVDRYLAVVHPGKSSKWRTARVAKAVSVTVWVLSSIVVLPVVVFSDVPLGMSTCHIQWPEPASVWRAGFIVYTATLGFFGPLLVICLCYLLIVVKVRSSGRRVRALSSKHKLSERRVTRMVVTVVAVFVLCWLPFYVLNIINVVCPLPEEPSLFGVYFLVVVLPYANSCANPIIYGFLSYRFKQGFRRAIFRPSRRVQSQEVPACSPEKIDDEREEGEISKITRNGNDRQERPLSSGEGKSNEQKPFPEEPAGCEKSSKLHVSYL